A stretch of the Taeniopygia guttata chromosome 37, bTaeGut7.mat, whole genome shotgun sequence genome encodes the following:
- the SNRNP70 gene encoding U1 small nuclear ribonucleoprotein 70 kDa, translated as MTQFLPPNLLALFAPRDPIPYLPPLEKLPHEKHHNQPYSGIAPYIREFEDPRDAPPPTRAETREERMERKRREKIERRQQEVESELKLWDPHNDPNAQGDAFKTLFVARVNYDTTESKLRREFEVYGPIKRIYMVYNKRSGKPRGYAFIEYEHERDMHSAYKHADGKKIDGRRVLVDVERGRTVKGWRPRRLGGGLGGTRRGGADVNIRHSGRDDTSRYDERDRERERERDRRERSRERDRRRSRSRERRRRTRSREKDERERKRGGSRDRSKDRDRDRDRKRRSRSRDRKRDRDRDKKDEAALEAMEAPEELGGSGGEPGATEGMAGEAAEKRERERERRRGHRERERRRERERERDREHKRERERRDERAAGSGTGSGTGTGTGGAEGGEAGPGGDAEMFGAAEGMAAADGYMGAENGYLLEPPLE; from the exons ATGACGCAGTTCCTGCCCCCCAACCTTTTGGCCCTTTTTGCCCCCCGGGACCCCATCCCTTACCTGCCCCCCCTGGAGAAGTTGCCCCACGAGAAGCACCACAACCAACCCTACAGCGGCATCGCGCCCTACATCCGGGAGTTCGAG gacccccgcGATGCCCCCCCGCCGACGCGCGCCGAGACGCGCGAGGAGCGCATGGAGCGCAAG CGGCGGGAGAAGATTGAGCgcaggcagcaggaggtggAGTCCGAGCTCAAGCTCT gGGACCCCCACAATGACCCCAATGCTCAAGGAGATGCCTTCAAAACCCTGTTTGTGGCCAGAGTG AATTACGACACGACAGAGTCGAAGCTGCGCCGAGAATTTGAAGTTTACGGCCCCATCAAGAGG ATCTACATGGTGTACAACAAGCGCTCGGGGAAGCCCCGCGGCTACGCCTTCATCGAGTACGAGCACGAGCGGGACATGCACT CCGCCTACAAACACGCGGACGGGAAGAAGATCGACGGGCGCCGGGTGCTGGTGGACGTGGAGCGGGGCAGGACCGTCAAGGGCTGGCGGCCCCGGCGCCTGG ggggaggtttggggggcacCCGGCGTGGCGGAGCCGACGTCAACATCCGTCACTCGGGGAGGGACGACACCTCCCGCTACGATGAGCG GGaccgggagcgggagcgggagcgggaccGCCGGGAGCGCTCTCGGGAACGGGACCGGCGCCGTTCGCGctcccgggagcggcggcggcggacgCGGAGCCGCGAGAAGGACGAGCGGGAACGGAAACGGGGCGGGAGCCGCGACCGCAGCAAAGACCGAGACCGCGACCGCGACCGCAAACGCCGCTCGCGGTCCCGGGACCGAAAACGCGACCGCGACCGCGACAAGAAGGACGAGGCGGCGCTGGAAGCGATGGAAGCACCGGAGGAGCTCGGAGGGAGCGGCGGGGAGCCCGGAGCCACCGAGGGGATGGCGGGGGAGGCGGCGGAGAAACGGGAGAGGGAACGGGAGCGGCGCCGCGGGCAccgggagagggagaggaggagggaacGGGAGCGGGAGCGCGACCGGGAGCACAaacgggagcgggagcggcgcgACGAGAGAGCGgccgggagcggcaccgggagcggaACCGGTACCGGCACCGGGGGAGCGGAGGGAGGAGAGGCGGGACCCGGCGGGGACGCGGAGATGTTCGGGGCCGCGGAGGGGATGGCGGCGGCCGATGGGTACATGGGCGCGGAGAACGGCTACCTGCTGGAGCCGCCGCTGGAGTGA
- the KCNA7 gene encoding potassium voltage-gated channel subfamily A member 7 yields MGEPLGCCERVAINVAGRRFETLVRTLRRFPDTLLGDPRRRRRFFDPQRREYFFDRHRGAFGAVLYYYQSGGRLRRPPDVPLDVFLEELRFYQLGDEAEERLREAEGFSVEEPPALPRGGLRRRAWLLCEHPESSPAARVVALLSVLVILVSIVVFCLETLPQFRSGAEGEPPSPTPTNTTTPTPPPHRSGLTDPFFLVETVCICWFSLELLVRLVASPSKAAFFRSAMNLIDLAAIAPYFIALGTELARQRGIGQPAMSLAVLRVIRLVRVFRVFKLSRHSTGLQILGQTLKASMRELGLLIFFLLIGVVLFSSAVYFAEAEDAATAFTSIPQAFWWAVVTMTTVGYGDMAPVTVGGKLVGSLCAIAGVLTISLPVPVIVSNFSYFYRRELRGEESGAVVPAAPCPHHPEPAGDAEDKAGAGQGPGWGVDGEAGGEKGWAGGRLVTEV; encoded by the exons ATGGGCGAGCCGCTGGGCTGCTGCGAGCGCGTGGCCATCAACGTGGCCGGCCGGCGCTTCGAGACCTTGGTGCGGACGCTGCGGCGCTTCCCCGACACCCTCCTGGGCGACCCCCGGCGCCGGCGCCGCTTCTTCGACCCCCAACGCCGCGAGTACTTCTTCGACCGCCACCGCGGCGCCTTCGGGGCCGTGCTCTACTACTACCAGTCCGGGGGGCGGCTGAGGAGACCACCGGACGTGCCCCTGGACGTGttcctggaggagctgaggtTCTACCAGCTGGGCGACGAGGCGGAGGAGCGGCTGCGCGAGGCCGAAGGCTTCTCGGTGGAGGAGCCGCCGGCGTTGCCGCGTGGCGGTTTGAGGCGGCGGGCGTGGCTGCTGTGCGAGCACCCCGAGAGCTCGCCGGCCGCGCGGGTGGTGGCCCTGCTGTCCGTGCTGGTCATCCTGGTGTCCATCGTGGTCTTCTGCCTGGAGACGCTGCCGCAGTTCCGCTCCGGCGCTGAGGGAGAG CCGCCCTCGCCCACCCCCACCAACACCACCACCCccacgccccctccccaccGCTCCGGCCTGACCGACCCCTTCTTCCTGGTGGAAACCGTCTGCATCTGCTGGTtctctctggagctgctggtgcgGCTGGTGGCCAGCCCCAGCAAGGCGGCCTTCTTCCGCAGCGCCATGAACCTCATCGACCTGGCGGCCATCGCCCCGTACTTCATCGCGCTGGGCACCGAGCTGGCGCGGCAGCGCGGCATCGGCCAGCCCGCCATGTCGCTGGCCGTGCTGCGCGTCATCCGCCTGGTGCGCGTCTTCCGCGTCTTCAAACTGTCCCGCCACTCCACCGGCCTGCAGATCCTGGGCCAGACCCTCAAGGCCAgcatgagggagctgggcctgctcatcttcttcctcctcatcgGCGTCGTGCTCTTCTCCAGCGCCGTCTACTTCGCCGAGGCCGAAGACGCGGCCACGGCCTTCACGTCCATCCCTCAGGCGTTTTGGTGGGCGGTGGTCACCATGACCACGGTGGGTTACGGGGACATGGCGCCGGTGACGGTGGGCGGAAAGTTGGTGGGATCGCTGTGCGCCATCGCGGGCGTGTTGACCATCTCGCTGCCCGTGCCCGTCATCGTCTCCAACTTCTCCTACTTCTACCGGCGCGAGCTGCGCGGCGAGGAGAGCGGCGCCGTGGTGCCCGCCGCGCCGTGCCCGCACCACCCCGAGCCCGCCGGCGACGCCGAGGACAAGGCGGGCGCCGGGCAGGGACCGGGATGGGGCGTGGACGGAGAGGCCGGCGGAGAGAAGGGCTGGGCCGGGGGCAGGTTGGTGACTGAGGTGTGA